In Rissa tridactyla isolate bRisTri1 chromosome 2, bRisTri1.patW.cur.20221130, whole genome shotgun sequence, a single window of DNA contains:
- the RNF32 gene encoding RING finger protein 32 — protein sequence MEHHDFYKGCSSKRETIAISAVALQDHIICCHQLQDLSLADPFKSRTRNIKNIYKPVSKEMVRAVVDTGLRKKSTRHKNTEDAETEYVLDPSPPQLTLAQKLGLVEPPSLPLTAEEWGRIKQRSIQHGDSMQPCAICREEFALQPQVLLSCSHVFHKACLKAFEKFTGKKSCPMCRKEQYHTRVIHDGARLFKIKCATRIQASWRGYIVRKWYKNLRRTVPPKDSKLRKQFFEEKVQQISNRLLSSYDINLDEFFSEIDSSIAASRDVFQQLEGKQILISETDWEKIQMQAFRQEIFDCPICIMPLSPTVHPAHLSSGNSDQFSRQVVLLSCSHLFHHPCLQAFEEFSLGERHVCPLCRSYYQKKILKC from the exons ATGGAGCATCATGATTTTTACAAG ggctGCTCCTCGAAACGAGAGACGATAGCAATTTCTGCAGTTGCTTTACAGGATCATATAATATGCTGTCATCAGCTCCAAGATCTTTCACTAGCAGATCCTTTTAAGTCAAGGACAAGGAATATCAAGAACATTTACAAACCTGTGAGCAAAGAAATGGTCAGAGCAGTAGTAGATACTGGACTAAGAAAAAAGAGCACTCGCCACAAAAACACAGAAGATGCAGAAACGGAGTATGTTCTTGATCCCAGTCCTCCACAGCTAACATTAG CTCAGAAATTAGGCCTAGTTGAGCCTCCTTCCTTGCCACTTACTGCTGAAGAATGGGGAAGAATAAAGCAGAGATCCATACAGCATGGAGACTCCATGCAGCCTTGTGCAATATGCAGGGAAGAATTTGCGCTTCAGCCTCAG GTGCTGCTTTCATGTTCCCATGTATTCCATAAA GCATGTctgaaagcctttgaaaaattTACAGGTAAAAAATCTTGTCCGATGTGTAGAAAGGAGCAGTATCACACCAGAGTAATACATGATGGGGCACGCTTGTTTAAAATAAAGTGTGCTACTAG AATTCAAGCTTCCTGGAGGGGATATATTGTTAGGAAATGGtataaaaacttgagaagaacAGTGCCTCCTAAAGATAGCAAGTTAAGAAAGCAATTCTTTGAGGAAAAG GTTCAGCAGATCAGCAATCGCCTGTTGAGTTCTTACGACATCAACCtagatgaatttttttctgagatagaTTCTTCTATAGCCGCAAGTCGAGATGTGTTCCAGCagttggaaggaaaacaaatattaataagTGAAACTGACTGGGAGAAGATCCAGATGCAG GCATTTCGGCAAGAGATATTTGACTGTCCAATCTGTATCATGCCACTCAGTCCTACGGTTCATCCTGCCCATCTCTCTTCTGGTAACAGCGATCAGTTTTCACGACAGGTTGTTCTGCTTTCTTGTTCACATTTGTTTCATCATCCCTGTCTTCAAGCATTTGAAGAGTTTTCCTTGGGAGAGCGACATGTTTGTCCTTTATGTCGCTCATATTATCAAAAGAAAATCCTCAAATGTTGA